In a genomic window of Candidatus Bathyarchaeota archaeon:
- a CDS encoding metal-dependent transcriptional regulator has product MEQKSTQDYLKTVYGLSKNGDLVTTTAISQKLDVAPASVTEMLKKLAQDGYVNYSPYHGSTLTDKGLEEAQKVTRKHRLLEKFLTDVLHIGKDKVHSEACQMEHALSDEAEESLCRFLKHPDTCSDDHKTIPACDLPFTSCEECIRLHNQGLEEVGRRHKNLTSIRDLKSGKYGKISFIRGEHKVLQRLLDMGLTPGTRIQVVKVAPMDGPVEVAVRGSKLALGQDIACNVFVEEEKPAS; this is encoded by the coding sequence ATGGAACAAAAATCAACCCAAGACTACCTAAAAACCGTCTACGGGCTATCCAAAAACGGAGACCTCGTCACCACAACCGCAATCTCCCAAAAACTAGACGTGGCACCAGCCAGCGTCACCGAAATGCTCAAAAAACTAGCCCAAGACGGCTACGTCAACTACTCCCCCTACCACGGAAGCACCCTAACAGACAAAGGACTAGAAGAAGCCCAAAAAGTCACCCGCAAACACCGCCTCCTCGAAAAATTCCTCACCGACGTCCTCCACATCGGCAAAGACAAAGTCCACAGCGAAGCCTGCCAAATGGAACACGCCCTCTCCGACGAAGCAGAAGAATCCCTCTGCCGCTTCCTCAAACACCCCGACACCTGCAGCGACGACCACAAAACCATACCTGCCTGCGATCTCCCTTTCACAAGCTGCGAAGAATGCATACGATTACACAACCAAGGGCTTGAAGAAGTCGGTCGACGCCACAAAAACCTCACAAGCATCCGCGACCTCAAAAGCGGCAAATACGGCAAAATAAGCTTCATCCGAGGCGAACACAAAGTGCTACAACGCCTTTTAGACATGGGGTTGACGCCTGGAACCCGCATACAAGTGGTAAAAGTGGCACCTATGGATGGCCCCGTGGAGGTTGCAGTTCGGGGTTCCAAGCTAGCGTTGGGGCAAGACATAGCCTGCAACGTGTTTGTCGAGGAAGAAAAACCAGCCAGCTAG
- the feoB gene encoding ferrous iron transport protein B, protein MSCDVEQNGNGEVCNNKQSNGKKLTFALAGNANVGKSVIFNQLTGSNQIIGNWPGKTVDRAEGTLSFEGYEIKIIDLPGIYSFSTFSMEELVSRDYIALEKPDAVINVVDASVLERNLFFTLQLLEMNAPLVLCLNQIDVAKSKGIIIDKEKLEHALGIPVVFATATRGEGIYEVVREAVKVAVHKPKPKQLKYRKDLEDHIEKLQKLIEKENLDLQYPARWLAIKLLEGDTEIKKIVAAKSPAVVDSAKVIAQELQSTCQEPCFSVIASERYALASSIAASSLQQSEIWNTFSDKLEWFTTHKIFGYVTAVGVIGGLLLWTFFVGNWLSTLIASALSIITPTDPALSMSQPILSIIVNGLWGGIAAGLTLIIPFVIPFYLLLAFIEDSGLLTRVAFMMDSAMHKIGLHGKALIPIILGYGCNVPAIHSCKIMETRRERLLAAFAITFAPCSARTIILFGMVGLFVGIQWALLLYVVDIAIIFLLGRIAMKAVPGKSTGLIMEMSSFKRPSLKVVAKQTWARTKSLILVVFPIYIVGSALIQALYVTNILTPISDAMIPLTVWWLGLPAMAGVLLILGTVRKELILVGAVAILGTTNLLVGFSPVQLVVMALVAMLYIPCVSTVAILGKEFGWKATAVITAANIGAALLVGGLAYRLLSLFF, encoded by the coding sequence ATGTCCTGTGATGTAGAACAAAATGGCAACGGTGAAGTATGCAACAATAAGCAAAGCAACGGCAAAAAATTGACGTTTGCTTTGGCAGGGAACGCTAACGTCGGCAAAAGCGTCATATTCAACCAGCTCACTGGCTCCAACCAAATCATCGGTAACTGGCCTGGCAAAACCGTGGACCGCGCCGAAGGCACCCTGAGCTTTGAAGGCTACGAAATCAAAATCATTGACTTACCCGGCATATACTCCTTCTCCACATTCTCCATGGAGGAACTGGTATCACGCGACTACATCGCCTTAGAAAAACCCGACGCCGTAATCAACGTGGTTGATGCTTCGGTTTTGGAACGCAACCTCTTCTTCACCCTGCAACTGTTAGAGATGAATGCGCCGCTGGTGTTGTGTCTCAACCAAATTGACGTAGCAAAAAGCAAAGGCATAATCATCGACAAAGAAAAACTCGAACACGCCCTAGGCATCCCCGTAGTTTTTGCAACGGCTACCCGTGGAGAAGGCATCTACGAAGTAGTCCGTGAAGCCGTAAAAGTCGCCGTCCACAAACCCAAACCAAAACAACTCAAATACCGAAAAGACCTCGAAGACCACATAGAAAAACTTCAAAAACTAATCGAAAAAGAAAACCTCGACTTGCAGTATCCTGCACGTTGGCTAGCGATTAAGCTGCTTGAGGGCGACACTGAAATCAAAAAAATCGTCGCCGCCAAATCCCCCGCAGTCGTAGATTCAGCTAAAGTGATTGCACAGGAGCTTCAAAGTACCTGCCAGGAACCCTGCTTCTCCGTGATTGCATCCGAGCGGTATGCGTTGGCAAGCTCCATTGCGGCTTCGTCGTTGCAGCAAAGCGAAATCTGGAACACCTTCTCTGATAAGCTGGAATGGTTCACTACTCACAAAATCTTTGGCTACGTCACCGCTGTAGGAGTCATCGGTGGTTTGCTGCTTTGGACATTCTTTGTGGGTAACTGGCTATCAACGTTGATTGCTTCAGCGTTAAGCATCATAACCCCCACTGACCCCGCACTGTCGATGTCGCAGCCCATTCTTAGTATAATAGTTAATGGGCTCTGGGGTGGCATCGCTGCGGGTTTAACGCTGATCATTCCCTTCGTAATCCCCTTCTATCTGCTGCTAGCCTTCATAGAGGATTCGGGGCTTCTAACCCGCGTCGCGTTTATGATGGATAGTGCGATGCACAAAATCGGGTTACACGGCAAAGCCCTCATCCCCATAATCTTAGGCTACGGCTGCAACGTACCCGCTATTCATAGCTGCAAAATCATGGAAACCCGACGTGAACGGCTGCTGGCTGCGTTTGCCATCACCTTTGCCCCCTGCTCAGCACGAACCATCATCCTCTTCGGCATGGTTGGCCTCTTCGTTGGCATCCAATGGGCGCTGCTGCTCTACGTCGTCGACATAGCCATCATATTCCTTTTGGGTAGAATCGCCATGAAAGCCGTGCCCGGTAAATCCACAGGCTTAATCATGGAGATGAGCAGCTTCAAACGGCCCTCCCTAAAAGTCGTTGCGAAGCAGACTTGGGCGCGAACCAAATCCCTAATCTTAGTCGTGTTCCCCATCTACATCGTCGGCAGCGCGCTCATCCAAGCCCTCTACGTAACCAACATATTGACGCCAATCAGTGACGCAATGATACCGCTCACGGTGTGGTGGCTAGGTTTACCCGCCATGGCAGGTGTACTGCTCATCTTGGGCACTGTCCGCAAGGAACTCATACTGGTGGGCGCTGTGGCAATCTTGGGCACTACGAATTTGCTTGTGGGCTTTTCGCCTGTGCAGTTGGTGGTGATGGCGCTTGTGGCGATGCTCTACATCCCCTGCGTCTCGACAGTGGCGATTTTGGGCAAAGAATTCGGGTGGAAAGCCACAGCAGTAATAACCGCAGCCAACATAGGCGCCGCGCTCTTAGTAGGCGGCTTAGCCTATCGGCTGCTCTCACTATTTTTCTAG
- a CDS encoding mechanosensitive ion channel family protein, translating to MAAIIGSLKKLFVFLMFIVILAVCTVLVFGLFATGPINLPTFLKQLGDLIIVFVFGIAAIFLLARSKTLLTPHIGIQAATIIQFFLLAIAGVILSFVVLGIFGVPISTLLTSAGIISVTVGLIISTFVGGILSGALVFTTYQFKIGDDVMVNNMPGKVTDMSALVMRIRTDVGQITIPNSAIANGGVIVTAVRKPEPQQETRLHYTVGDRVITSYRNEEGIVKEVTAYHTIIQLDSGKEIEFLNTSVLSGTVAIAKIKTQ from the coding sequence TTGGCAGCTATCATAGGTTCACTAAAAAAGCTCTTCGTATTTTTAATGTTCATAGTTATCTTAGCCGTCTGCACCGTTTTGGTGTTTGGTCTCTTTGCAACAGGACCCATAAACCTGCCAACCTTCCTCAAACAGTTAGGCGACCTCATAATCGTCTTCGTGTTTGGCATAGCCGCCATTTTCCTTTTAGCGCGCTCAAAAACGCTTCTAACGCCCCACATTGGCATACAAGCAGCAACCATAATCCAATTCTTTCTCTTAGCCATAGCAGGAGTGATCCTTAGCTTTGTTGTCTTAGGCATATTTGGCGTCCCAATATCTACGCTTTTAACCAGTGCAGGCATCATATCAGTCACGGTCGGCTTAATCATATCCACCTTCGTCGGCGGCATACTCTCTGGCGCCTTAGTCTTCACCACATACCAATTCAAAATCGGCGACGACGTTATGGTCAACAATATGCCCGGTAAAGTCACCGACATGTCTGCACTGGTTATGCGCATCCGCACCGACGTGGGACAAATCACAATCCCCAACAGCGCCATAGCCAACGGCGGCGTCATCGTCACTGCCGTCCGCAAACCCGAACCGCAACAAGAAACCCGACTCCACTACACCGTAGGCGACCGCGTCATCACTTCCTACCGCAATGAAGAAGGAATCGTCAAAGAAGTCACCGCATACCACACAATAATACAGCTGGATTCAGGCAAAGAAATCGAGTTCCTCAACACCAGCGTCCTCTCAGGCACCGTTGCAATTGCGAAAATAAAAACCCAATAG
- a CDS encoding mechanosensitive ion channel family protein yields MQKQQKRKYANRAVIIGSYLGWLAIRVGVIIVMLVLLESIYRFGGLSVFGDEELQLLIYGTLQKIVFSFIVWFFLAAAKKLIIPITILSVSPALGKIVRDGSTRQKTNKTITQYLTYLVYLIVIIALILIWAYSSIVSWISNLLGTGLIVALTFVLGLFTSSVLGNVLAYTILGGTSEFKEGDRVQIGDTYGDIVEVGVFFTRVKTIKDEIVSIPNLTVMSKEIRNFSALKEVLIYVPFTLGYDVDKDLAQKLLIDSAQKTPGVLLVPGKMPFVLLRDLGNYAITYEINAYTNESNRLIQIKSDLINNILTEFKLAGVEIMSPTHIAMRESQNTVKTPKYLSNLNEP; encoded by the coding sequence TTGCAGAAACAACAGAAGAGAAAATACGCTAATCGCGCCGTCATAATCGGAAGCTATCTAGGTTGGTTAGCAATCCGAGTTGGCGTGATTATTGTTATGCTTGTTCTGCTGGAGTCGATTTACCGTTTTGGAGGCTTGTCCGTTTTTGGCGACGAAGAACTCCAACTTCTCATTTACGGCACCCTTCAGAAAATAGTTTTCTCATTCATAGTCTGGTTCTTTTTGGCTGCCGCAAAGAAATTGATAATCCCCATAACCATCCTGAGCGTTTCTCCTGCTTTGGGAAAAATCGTCCGCGACGGAAGCACCCGCCAAAAAACCAACAAAACCATAACCCAATACCTAACCTACCTTGTCTACCTCATCGTAATAATTGCGCTCATTTTGATTTGGGCTTACTCATCAATTGTCTCTTGGATTTCCAACCTGCTCGGAACTGGCTTGATTGTTGCTTTAACGTTTGTTTTAGGCTTGTTTACATCCAGCGTTTTGGGTAACGTTCTAGCGTACACCATTCTGGGCGGTACAAGCGAATTTAAGGAGGGTGACCGCGTCCAAATCGGCGACACATATGGAGACATTGTTGAAGTCGGCGTGTTTTTCACCCGTGTCAAAACCATAAAAGACGAAATCGTAAGTATCCCCAACCTAACGGTTATGAGTAAAGAAATCCGAAACTTTAGCGCCCTCAAAGAAGTTCTAATCTATGTTCCATTCACTTTAGGCTACGACGTCGACAAGGACCTTGCCCAAAAACTACTCATTGACAGCGCCCAAAAAACCCCCGGCGTCCTACTTGTGCCGGGCAAAATGCCCTTTGTCCTACTGCGGGACCTTGGTAACTATGCCATAACCTACGAAATCAACGCGTACACCAACGAATCCAACCGACTCATCCAAATAAAAAGCGACCTAATCAACAATATCCTCACGGAATTCAAGTTAGCAGGAGTCGAAATAATGTCACCAACACATATTGCCATGCGAGAATCCCAAAACACTGTTAAGACACCCAAATACCTTAGCAACTTAAATGAACCCTAA